From Tachysurus fulvidraco isolate hzauxx_2018 chromosome 10, HZAU_PFXX_2.0, whole genome shotgun sequence, one genomic window encodes:
- the LOC113656494 gene encoding tenascin isoform X1 — protein sequence MLFLLHLILFLIPSPTLLSHSVSVPSESQSVKMVISEQCVSDPNEVQGREVDLIPGSPLVLTHRIHLVPGSASGSCCQSEFGALRERIEGLEREVSDLRQKCGGVDGGCCTSQQSKGLGCTTSTDECLNDCSDQGSCVDGKCVCFPGFSGPDCSVPDCPGNCSKKGKCINGKCVCDQGFTGPDCSVKTCPKNCSSHGRCVNGRCVCNTGFTGPDCSERSCPGNCNNKGRCVNGKCVCDTGFAGPDCSESSCPRNCNNKGRCVNGKCVCDTGFAGPDCSERSCPGNCNNKGRCVNGKCVCDTGFAGPDCSERSCPGNCNNKGRCVNGKCVCDTGFAGPDCSERSCPGNCNNKGRCVNGKCVCDTGFTGPECSEKTCPGNCNNKGRCVNGKCVCDTGFTGRDCSERSCPGNCNNKGRCVNGKCVCDTGFTGPDCSEKSCPGNCNNKGRCVNGKCVCDTGFTGPDCSERSCPGNCNNKGRCVNGKCVCDTGFTGPDCSEKSCPGNCNNKGRCVNGQCVCEVGFTGPDCSTKSCPNNCSNRGRCVNGKCVCNPGFAEPDCSECKDEFTGPDCTTALIAVSHFGARNITESSVTLFWTPPIVQYNTYHITFTSEKESDQNITATVNGRLISYNQVGLAPGQRYTVTIVGEKDGKMGSKSMTTFQTFISGPKNLQVVKTSTTSVIVQWEEAQGEIDRYLLSISPNQTDGSGKKSQEMRLPPGRDSAQIDGLEPGRLYDISLVAVKDDTQSLPANVQATPDRVAGFSDKVRPLDGNGPKLQDGRLEKYPIKERQEENKVIHQQEEGALEMATLSEHPKRISVEEMEAGTTPSSSLPLATTLVPSEIQKQHTNSGQATSRYRPYTKTSLQLPPSFKYRYSSRPKVSGSSTSLINSRQSTASISSTNSSQMPEYKILSGNVSSLQASYPLGMGKETIKMKTTASKESQPGDQGLLTRSHQGQDRDSSVVNIPESIKDTVNRANGVNLPKHKETVNKTAPLYHHTPHRGTFPRRSNIGPFQNRTSPSQHRRPLRRPLLPRVNITASIKGEPVIMNRRQSVLNPKWKNGTVIRFPPKPINKIKPNLNNDKGSKADATLDKNTSKESNNFLPEDNDANPIFNLSLSIDKSLSKKDDTMQPVNGSSESTIDHILPSITNRDSTTGQIVPRHQRVSGVFRGRQNVSSLKIRPTFIQIRKNNTVIRLPTNLRTEENVTTSNVYSLLKDSKYESRHKHAKDPKKESRIGLPTDADINLFDTITVSTEKPPIGTNQTLQTINEGSQNTIDHTNKEHTLHRLTTRYQNLSRVTNRDHNLPRVPLRDLEISKMQTMQTIIDQNIGSEIIGQRENVPNQNLRSKYILRRKDGTIVRFQPKHHTQIKPNFTRIHSGLKEADAKVVKDAKESVTLTTDRHTAERYYEPKTAAVNTDIGNDNILPSVTNRGQDLSRNTNRDHHVSRVTKDQDLLSNTNREDSTTIKQVNNQNGPSETFGGEENVPNQNLSPTFMQSNSDRFQPKLHDQIKLNSSTIQSVLIPTEVRAEKGSKESTAFTVPAVGVASEGDTKFNSTGQNPTFTTKFTMRKNNGTVFRHKLKPKLKPKLHGDPKLSTESNSTKITSPQNTINHNSRPNISLQRKTGSNIRLPPKVFPRLRPESTTIHDVTGRSKNATDDPKLGWSTEGPLSTDKATSQRNTTFPPLSEDNINHVKIQNVTSKGFIIIWVAPEGRFKNFVIRIIEEIDEEVNEGVGSKQEERKDRTEGNEISSNVIEVVRRNSSIVEVRKKFIKLLPGSARLYPVTDLSSQTNYSVTLYGTGPGIRSNIHTFIITTGPEPPSHLSFTDITDTSLTVSWRRPKSSVSGFKVTYIHTKEGEPISVMVDSSRSTLSLTKLSPGSPYEVSVISVLGLDESDAIKDMVITMPDPPTNLRAINITDSKALLVWRPALATVDQYIITYEAPGSELSIKVSGNAVEQQLQTLKSSTKYSVNIVSQLGDQKSSGTHTTFITTSGSPGKGEAPRDLTAKHVTARTALLSWKPPASAVTSYKLTYFIKGGERKEVTLNAGVSEHKLGGLRPSSTYTALLQGERGGVYTAAISTDFTTETLRFPYPSDCSQELLNGELKSGLVEIFPGGKDGKPVMVYCDMETDGGGWTVFQRRKDGKTNFFRGWQEYRKGFGDLEGEFWLGNDFLHILTTTMPMTMRVDLRSENEAVFAHYSTFSVDTMKKHYMLRLSGYSGTAGDSLRYHDKRPFSTHDRDPQPFITRCAMSYRGGWWYKNCHEANLNGLYNTHTNHQGVIWTAWKGKTYSIPFAEMKLRPASFKSHSQG from the exons ATGCTCTTCCTCTTGCacctcatcctcttcctcatcccAAGTCCCACCCTGCTTTCCCATAGTGTATCTGTTCCCTCTGAGTCCCAGTCAGTCAAAATGGTGATATCAGAGCAGTGTGTTTCGGACCCTAATGAAGTCCAGGGTCGTGAGGTAGACCTGATCCCCGGTTCTCCTCTAGTTCTGACCCACCGGATTCATTTGGTCCCTGGTTCTGCATCCGGATCATGCTGCCAGTCGGAATTCGGGGCTCTCCGAGAGCGAATCGAGGGGCTCGAGAGGGAAGTTTCAGATCTCAGGCAGAAATGTGGAGGTGTGGATGGAGGATGCTGCACTTCACAGCAAAGTAAAG gaTTGGGCTGCACAACCTCAACAGATGAGTGTTTGAATGACTGCAGTGACCAGGGCAGCTGTGTGgatgggaagtgtgtgtgtttccctggATTTAGCGGACCTGATTGCAGTGTGCCCGACTGCCCCGGAAACTGCAGCAAAAAGGGGAAGTGCATAAATGGCAAGTGTGTTTGTGATCAAGGTTTCACTGGTCCAGACTGCTCAGTTAAAACATGCCCTAAAAATTGCAGCAGCCATGGCAGATGTGTGAATGGAAGATGTGTTTGCAACACAGGATTCACAGGTCCGGATTGTTCTGAAAGGTCCTGCCCTGGAAACTGCAACAACAAAGGCAGATGTGTGAAcgggaaatgtgtgtgtgataccgGATTCGCAGGTCCGGATTGTTCTGAAAGTTCCTGCCCCAGAAACTGCAACAACAAAGGCAGATGTGTGAacgggaagtgtgtgtgtgataccgGATTCGCAGGTCCGGATTGTTCTGAAAGGTCCTGCCCTGGAAACTGTAACAACAAAGGCAGATGTGTGAAcgggaaatgtgtgtgtgataccgGATTCGCAGGTCCGGATTGTTCTGAAAGGTCCTGCCCCGGAAACTGCAACAACAAAGGCAGATGTGTGAacgggaagtgtgtgtgtgataccgGATTCGCAGGTCCGGATTGTTCTGAAAGGTCCTGCCCCGGAAACTGCAACAACAAAGGCAGATGTGTGaatgggaagtgtgtgtgtgataccgGATTCACAGGTCCGGAGTGTTCTGAAAAGACCTGCCCCGGAAACTGCAACAACAAAGGCAGATGTGTGAacgggaagtgtgtgtgtgataccgGATTCACAGGTCGGGATTGTTCTGAAAGGTCCTGCCCTGGAAACTGCAACAACAAGGGCAGATGTGTGAacgggaagtgtgtgtgtgataccgGATTCACAGGTCCGGATTGTTCTGAAAAGTCCTGCCCCGGAAACTGCAACAACAAAGGCAGATGTGTGAacgggaagtgtgtgtgtgataccgGATTCACAGGTCCGGATTGTTCTGAAAGGTCCTGCCCTGGAAACTGCAACAACAAGGGCAGATGTGTGAacgggaagtgtgtgtgtgataccgGATTCACAGGTCCGGATTGTTCTGAAAAGTCCTGCCCTGGAAACTGCAACAACAAGGGCAGATGTGTGAAtggacaatgtgtgtgtgaagttggCTTCACTGGGCCAGACTGCTCTACCAAGTCCTGCCCAAATAACTGCAGCAACAGAGGAAGATGTGTCAACggcaagtgtgtgtgcaatCCTGGTTTTGCCGAGCCGGACTGTAGTGAGTGTAAGGATGAATTTACAGGACCCGACTGCACGACAG CCCTGATTGCTGTGTCTCACTTTGGTGCCAGAAACATCACAGAATCTTCAGTTACACTCTTCTGGACTCCACCTATAGTGCAGTACAACACATACCATATCACCTTCACAAGTGAG AAAGAAAGCGATCAGAATATCACAGCCACGGTGAATGGCAGATTAATTTCCTACAATCAGGTGGGCCTGGCTCCTGGGCAGCGGTACACTGTGACCATCGTTGGAGAGAAAGATGGCAAGATGGGTTCCAAGAGCATGACAACATTCCAAACAT TTATCTCTGGCCCCAAAAATCTTCAAGTCGTCAAGACAAGCACAACTTCTGTCATCGTCCAATGGGAGGAAGCGCAGGGAGAAATTGACAGATACCTCCTCTCTATTTCACCTAATCAGACAGATGGATCTGGCAAAAAAAGTCAAGAGATGAGGCTTCCACCTGGGAGAGACTCTGCCCAAATCGATGGACTGGAGCCTGGTCGTTTGTATGACATTTCTCTGGTTGCAGTAAAAGATGACACTCAGAGCCTGCCGGCAAACGTGCAAGCAACTCCTG ACAGGGTGGCTGGTTTCTCTGATAAGGTCAGGCCCTTAGACGGAAATGGACCAAAGTTACAGGATGGAAGATTGGAAAAATACCCAATTAAGGAGAGACAAGAGGAAAATAAAGTAATACATCAGCAAGAGGAAGGGGCTCTAGAAATGGCAACATTATCAGAGCACCCTAAAAGGATAAGCGTAGAAGAAATGGAAGCTGGGACAACCCCATCATCCTCTCTTCCTTTGGCAACAACTCTGGTGCCATCTGAAATACAGAAACAACATACGAACAGTGGACAGGCAACATCAAGATACAGGCCCTATACCAAAACCTCTCTTCAGTTGCCTCCATCATTTAAATACAGATATTCAAGTAGGCCAAAAGTATCCGGATCATCAACATCACTAATAAATAGCAGACAGTCTACTGCATCCATTTCTTCCACAAACTCTTCTCAAATGCCAGAATACAAAATTCTATCTGGAAATGTATCCTCTCTTCAAGCATCTTACCCCCTTGGAATGGGAAAAGAAACCATAAAGATGAAGACAACAGCCTCCAAAGAATCACAGCCAGGTGATCAAGGCTTATTGACCAGATCTCACCAAGGACAGGATAGGGATTCTTCAGTAGTCAACATACCAGAAAGCATCAAAGATACAGTGAACAGAGCCAATGGAGTCAATTTACCAAAACACAAAGAGACAGTAAataagactgcaccactgtaccatcacacaccacatagGGGTACATTCCCACGTCGGTCCAATATTGGTCCATTCCAAAACCGTACCAGCCCCTCTCAGCACAGGCGTCCCCTACGCAGGCCACTTCTGCCCAGAGTCAACATCACTGCTAGTATCAAAGGGGAACCTGTAATCATGAACAGAAGGCAAAGTGTCCTAAACCCCAAATGGAAAAATGGAACAGTCATTAGATTTCCCCCAAAAccgattaataaaataaaaccaaacctTAACAATGACAAAGGCTCCAAAGCTGATGCTACATTGGACAAGAATACAAGCAAAGAATCAAATAATTTCCTTCCAGAGGATAATGATGCAAATCCTATATTTAATCTCTCCTTGTCAATAGACAAGTCTCTATCCAAAAAAGATGACACAATGCAGCCTGTTAATGGAAGTTCAGAAAGCACCATTGATCACATCTTACCCAGCATCACAAACAGAGACAGCACTACTGGGCAAATCGTTCCCCGTCACCAAAGGGTATCTGGAGTCTTCAGAGGCAGGCAAAATGTTTCAAGTCTAAAGATTAGACCAACATTTATACAGATAAGGAAAAATAACACAGTAATCAGACTTCCAACAAACCTTCGAACTGAAGAAAATGTAACTACATCCAACGTTTATAGTCTGCTGAAAGATAGCAAGTATGAATCAAGGCACAAACATGCCAAAGATCCAAAGAAGGAATCTCGAATTGGCCTGCCAACAGATGCAGACATAAACTTATTTGATACCATCACTGTGTCAACAGAGAAACCTCCAATAGGAACTAATCAGACATTACAAACTATTAATGAAGGTTCACAAAACACTATTGATCACACAAACAAAGAACACACTCTGCACAGACTTACAACCAGATACCAAAATCTGTCAAGGGTCACAAATAGAGACCACAACCTACCCAGAGTTCCACTAAGAGACCTTGAAATATCAAAAATGCAAACTATGCAAACAATTATTGATCAAAACATTGGATCTGAAATCATAGGCCAGAGAGAAAATGTCCCAAACCAGAACCTCAGGTCAAAATATATACTAAGAAGAAAAGACGGAACCATAGTCAGATTTCAACCAAAACATCATACCCAAATCAAACCAAACTTTACCAGAATTCACAGTGGGCTGAAAGAAGCAGATGCCAAAGTTGTTAAAGATGCCAAGGAATCAGTTACTCtcacaacagacagacacacagctgaACGTTATTATGAACCTAAAACTGCTGCTGTGAATACAGACATCGGTAATGATAACATTCTGCCAAGCGTAACAAACAGAGGACAGGACTTGtccagaaacacaaacagagatCACCATGTTTCCAGGGTCACAAAAGACCAGGATCTGCTTAGCAACACAAACAGAGAGGACAGCACTACTATAAAACAAGTTAACAACCAAAATGGGCCATCTGAGACCttcggtggtgaggaaaatgtTCCAAATCAAAACCTTAGTCCAACATTTATGCAAAGCAACAGTGACAGATTTCAACCAAAACTTCATGaccaaataaaactaaactccAGCACCATTCAGAGCGTGCTGATACCTACCGAAGTCCGAGCTGAAAAAGGCTCTAAAGAATCTACAGCATTTACTGTTCCAGCTGTTGGTGTGGCTTCAGAAGGTGACACTAAATTCAACAGTACTGGTCAAAATCCCACTTTTACAACAAAATTTACAATGAGAAAGAACAATGGAACAGTCTTCAGGCACAAACTAAAACCTAAATTAAAGCCAAAACTTCATGGTGACCCAAAGCTAAGTACAGAAAGCAACTCTACTAAAATTACTAGTCCTCAGAACACCATAAATCACAACTCAAGACCAAATATTTCACTGCAAAGGAAAACTGGCTCGAACATCAGACTCCCGCCAAAAGTTTTTCCTCGACTGAGGCCAGAGTCCACTACAATTCATGATGTCACTGGACGGAGTAAAAACGCCACAGACGACCCAAAACTTGGTTGGTCCACAGAAGGTCCTCTTTCAACAGATAAGGCCACAAGCCAAAGAAATACCACATTTCCACCTCTTTCAGAGGATAACATCAATCATGTTAAAATCCAGAATGTGACATCAAAGGGATTTATCATAATTTGGGTGGCACCAGAGGGAAGGTTCAAAAACTTTGTGATCAGAATAATAGAGGAGATTGATGAAGAGGTAAATGAGGGTGTTGGCAGCAAacaggaagaaaggaaagacaGGACAGAAGGAAATGAAATATCTTCTAATGTCATTGAGGTTGTCAGGAGGAACAGCAGCATCGTTGAAGTTAGAAAGAAATTCATCAAGTTGCTTCCGGGTTCTGCTCGCTTGTACCCTGTCACAGATCTCAGCTCTCAAACCAATTACTCTGTGACCCTTTACGGAACAGGTCCCGGAATACGTTCCAATATTCACACCTTCATCATTACAACAG GTCCTGAGCCTCCTTCACACCTCTCCTTTACTGACATAACTGACACGTCACTCACTGTGTCATGGAGACGACCAAAAAGCTCTGTGTCCGGGTTTAaggtcacatacatacacactaaagAAG GAGAACCAATCTCAGTTATGGTGGACTCGTCAAGATCCACCCTCTCTCTGACCAAGCTCTCCCCTGGATCTCCTTACGAGGTCAGCGTTATCTCTGTGCTGGGATTGGACGAGAGCGATGCAATCAAGGACATGGTGATCACAA TGCCTGACCCACCCACCAACCTCAGGGCCATAAACATCACAGATTCCAAGGCACTGTTGGTATGGCGACCTGCCCTGGCAACAGTGGACCAGTACATCATCACGTACGAAG CTCCTGGCTCAGAGCTGAGCATCAAGGTGTCAGGTAACGCAGTTGAACAGCAGCTCCAGACTCTAAAATCTTCCACCAAGTATAGTGTCAACATCGTCAGTCAGCTTGGAGACCAGAAAAGCTCTggcacacacaccaccttcaTCACGACCAGCG GCTCTCCTGGAAAAGGGGAGGCACCTCGAGACCTGACAGCCAAACATGTAACTGCACGTACTGCTTTGCTGTCATGGAAACCACCAGCTTCAGCTGTAACGAGCTACAAACTGACGTATTTCATCAAGGGTGGAGAGCGCAAG gaagtgaccctTAACGCTGGAGTCTCTGAACATAAGCTGGGAGGCCTGCGCCCCTCTTCCACTTATACAGCACTACTGCAGGGAGAGAGAGGCGGAGTCTACACTGCGGCCATCTCCACTGACTTCACTACAG AGACTCTGCGCTTCCCGTACCCCTCGGACTGCTCTCAGGAGCTGCTGAATGGAGAACTGAAGTCAGGGTTGGTGGAGATATTCCCTGGAGGGAAAGACGGAAAACCTGTCATGGTGTACTGTGATATGGAGACGGACGGAGGAGGTTGGACA gtcttcCAGAGACGAAAAGATGGTAAGACCAACTTTTTCAGAGGCTGGCAGGAGTACAGAAAAGGTTTCGGAGATCTGGAGGGCGAGTTTTGGCTTG GAAACGACTTCCTCCACATCCTCACTACAACGATGCCCATGACTATGAGAGTGGACCTGAGATCTGAAAACGAGGCGGTGTTTGCACATTACTCCACGTTCTCTGTGGACACTATGAAGAAACACTACATGCTGAGATTGTCTGGATATTCAGGCACAGCAG GCGACTCTCTGAGGTACCACGATAAACGGCCTTTCTCCACACACGACCGCGACCCTCAGCCCTTCATCACACGCTGTGCCATGTCCTACAGAGGGGGCTGGTGGTACAAGAACTGCCATGAGGCTAATCTCAACggcctgtacaacacacacaccaaccatcAG GGTGTGATCTGGACCGCATGGAAAGGAAAGACTTACTCCATCCCTTTCGCCGAGATGAAACTCCGTCCAGCCTCCTTCAAATCACACAGTCAGGGATGa
- the LOC113656494 gene encoding tenascin isoform X3 translates to MLFLLHLILFLIPSPTLLSHSVSVPSESQSVKMVISEQCVSDPNEVQGREVDLIPGSPLVLTHRIHLVPGSASGSCCQSEFGALRERIEGLEREVSDLRQKCGGVDGGCCTSQQSKGLGCTTSTDECLNDCSDQGSCVDGKCVCFPGFSGPDCSVPDCPGNCSKKGKCINGKCVCDQGFTGPDCSVKTCPKNCSSHGRCVNGRCVCNTGFTGPDCSERSCPGNCNNKGRCVNGKCVCDTGFAGPDCSESSCPRNCNNKGRCVNGKCVCDTGFAGPDCSERSCPGNCNNKGRCVNGKCVCDTGFAGPDCSERSCPGNCNNKGRCVNGKCVCDTGFAGPDCSERSCPGNCNNKGRCVNGKCVCDTGFTGPECSEKTCPGNCNNKGRCVNGKCVCDTGFTGRDCSERSCPGNCNNKGRCVNGKCVCDTGFTGPDCSEKSCPGNCNNKGRCVNGKCVCDTGFTGPDCSERSCPGNCNNKGRCVNGKCVCDTGFTGPDCSEKSCPGNCNNKGRCVNGQCVCEVGFTGPDCSTKSCPNNCSNRGRCVNGKCVCNPGFAEPDCSECKDEFTGPDCTTALIAVSHFGARNITESSVTLFWTPPIVQYNTYHITFTSEKESDQNITATVNGRLISYNQVGLAPGQRYTVTIVGEKDGKMGSKSMTTFQTFISGPKNLQVVKTSTTSVIVQWEEAQGEIDRYLLSISPNQTDGSGKKSQEMRLPPGRDSAQIDGLEPGRLYDISLVAVKDDTQSLPANVQATPGPEPPSHLSFTDITDTSLTVSWRRPKSSVSGFKVTYIHTKEGEPISVMVDSSRSTLSLTKLSPGSPYEVSVISVLGLDESDAIKDMVITMPDPPTNLRAINITDSKALLVWRPALATVDQYIITYEAPGSELSIKVSGNAVEQQLQTLKSSTKYSVNIVSQLGDQKSSGTHTTFITTSGSPGKGEAPRDLTAKHVTARTALLSWKPPASAVTSYKLTYFIKGGERKEVTLNAGVSEHKLGGLRPSSTYTALLQGERGGVYTAAISTDFTTETLRFPYPSDCSQELLNGELKSGLVEIFPGGKDGKPVMVYCDMETDGGGWTVFQRRKDGKTNFFRGWQEYRKGFGDLEGEFWLGNDFLHILTTTMPMTMRVDLRSENEAVFAHYSTFSVDTMKKHYMLRLSGYSGTAGDSLRYHDKRPFSTHDRDPQPFITRCAMSYRGGWWYKNCHEANLNGLYNTHTNHQGVIWTAWKGKTYSIPFAEMKLRPASFKSHSQG, encoded by the exons ATGCTCTTCCTCTTGCacctcatcctcttcctcatcccAAGTCCCACCCTGCTTTCCCATAGTGTATCTGTTCCCTCTGAGTCCCAGTCAGTCAAAATGGTGATATCAGAGCAGTGTGTTTCGGACCCTAATGAAGTCCAGGGTCGTGAGGTAGACCTGATCCCCGGTTCTCCTCTAGTTCTGACCCACCGGATTCATTTGGTCCCTGGTTCTGCATCCGGATCATGCTGCCAGTCGGAATTCGGGGCTCTCCGAGAGCGAATCGAGGGGCTCGAGAGGGAAGTTTCAGATCTCAGGCAGAAATGTGGAGGTGTGGATGGAGGATGCTGCACTTCACAGCAAAGTAAAG gaTTGGGCTGCACAACCTCAACAGATGAGTGTTTGAATGACTGCAGTGACCAGGGCAGCTGTGTGgatgggaagtgtgtgtgtttccctggATTTAGCGGACCTGATTGCAGTGTGCCCGACTGCCCCGGAAACTGCAGCAAAAAGGGGAAGTGCATAAATGGCAAGTGTGTTTGTGATCAAGGTTTCACTGGTCCAGACTGCTCAGTTAAAACATGCCCTAAAAATTGCAGCAGCCATGGCAGATGTGTGAATGGAAGATGTGTTTGCAACACAGGATTCACAGGTCCGGATTGTTCTGAAAGGTCCTGCCCTGGAAACTGCAACAACAAAGGCAGATGTGTGAAcgggaaatgtgtgtgtgataccgGATTCGCAGGTCCGGATTGTTCTGAAAGTTCCTGCCCCAGAAACTGCAACAACAAAGGCAGATGTGTGAacgggaagtgtgtgtgtgataccgGATTCGCAGGTCCGGATTGTTCTGAAAGGTCCTGCCCTGGAAACTGTAACAACAAAGGCAGATGTGTGAAcgggaaatgtgtgtgtgataccgGATTCGCAGGTCCGGATTGTTCTGAAAGGTCCTGCCCCGGAAACTGCAACAACAAAGGCAGATGTGTGAacgggaagtgtgtgtgtgataccgGATTCGCAGGTCCGGATTGTTCTGAAAGGTCCTGCCCCGGAAACTGCAACAACAAAGGCAGATGTGTGaatgggaagtgtgtgtgtgataccgGATTCACAGGTCCGGAGTGTTCTGAAAAGACCTGCCCCGGAAACTGCAACAACAAAGGCAGATGTGTGAacgggaagtgtgtgtgtgataccgGATTCACAGGTCGGGATTGTTCTGAAAGGTCCTGCCCTGGAAACTGCAACAACAAGGGCAGATGTGTGAacgggaagtgtgtgtgtgataccgGATTCACAGGTCCGGATTGTTCTGAAAAGTCCTGCCCCGGAAACTGCAACAACAAAGGCAGATGTGTGAacgggaagtgtgtgtgtgataccgGATTCACAGGTCCGGATTGTTCTGAAAGGTCCTGCCCTGGAAACTGCAACAACAAGGGCAGATGTGTGAacgggaagtgtgtgtgtgataccgGATTCACAGGTCCGGATTGTTCTGAAAAGTCCTGCCCTGGAAACTGCAACAACAAGGGCAGATGTGTGAAtggacaatgtgtgtgtgaagttggCTTCACTGGGCCAGACTGCTCTACCAAGTCCTGCCCAAATAACTGCAGCAACAGAGGAAGATGTGTCAACggcaagtgtgtgtgcaatCCTGGTTTTGCCGAGCCGGACTGTAGTGAGTGTAAGGATGAATTTACAGGACCCGACTGCACGACAG CCCTGATTGCTGTGTCTCACTTTGGTGCCAGAAACATCACAGAATCTTCAGTTACACTCTTCTGGACTCCACCTATAGTGCAGTACAACACATACCATATCACCTTCACAAGTGAG AAAGAAAGCGATCAGAATATCACAGCCACGGTGAATGGCAGATTAATTTCCTACAATCAGGTGGGCCTGGCTCCTGGGCAGCGGTACACTGTGACCATCGTTGGAGAGAAAGATGGCAAGATGGGTTCCAAGAGCATGACAACATTCCAAACAT TTATCTCTGGCCCCAAAAATCTTCAAGTCGTCAAGACAAGCACAACTTCTGTCATCGTCCAATGGGAGGAAGCGCAGGGAGAAATTGACAGATACCTCCTCTCTATTTCACCTAATCAGACAGATGGATCTGGCAAAAAAAGTCAAGAGATGAGGCTTCCACCTGGGAGAGACTCTGCCCAAATCGATGGACTGGAGCCTGGTCGTTTGTATGACATTTCTCTGGTTGCAGTAAAAGATGACACTCAGAGCCTGCCGGCAAACGTGCAAGCAACTCCTG GTCCTGAGCCTCCTTCACACCTCTCCTTTACTGACATAACTGACACGTCACTCACTGTGTCATGGAGACGACCAAAAAGCTCTGTGTCCGGGTTTAaggtcacatacatacacactaaagAAG GAGAACCAATCTCAGTTATGGTGGACTCGTCAAGATCCACCCTCTCTCTGACCAAGCTCTCCCCTGGATCTCCTTACGAGGTCAGCGTTATCTCTGTGCTGGGATTGGACGAGAGCGATGCAATCAAGGACATGGTGATCACAA TGCCTGACCCACCCACCAACCTCAGGGCCATAAACATCACAGATTCCAAGGCACTGTTGGTATGGCGACCTGCCCTGGCAACAGTGGACCAGTACATCATCACGTACGAAG CTCCTGGCTCAGAGCTGAGCATCAAGGTGTCAGGTAACGCAGTTGAACAGCAGCTCCAGACTCTAAAATCTTCCACCAAGTATAGTGTCAACATCGTCAGTCAGCTTGGAGACCAGAAAAGCTCTggcacacacaccaccttcaTCACGACCAGCG GCTCTCCTGGAAAAGGGGAGGCACCTCGAGACCTGACAGCCAAACATGTAACTGCACGTACTGCTTTGCTGTCATGGAAACCACCAGCTTCAGCTGTAACGAGCTACAAACTGACGTATTTCATCAAGGGTGGAGAGCGCAAG gaagtgaccctTAACGCTGGAGTCTCTGAACATAAGCTGGGAGGCCTGCGCCCCTCTTCCACTTATACAGCACTACTGCAGGGAGAGAGAGGCGGAGTCTACACTGCGGCCATCTCCACTGACTTCACTACAG AGACTCTGCGCTTCCCGTACCCCTCGGACTGCTCTCAGGAGCTGCTGAATGGAGAACTGAAGTCAGGGTTGGTGGAGATATTCCCTGGAGGGAAAGACGGAAAACCTGTCATGGTGTACTGTGATATGGAGACGGACGGAGGAGGTTGGACA gtcttcCAGAGACGAAAAGATGGTAAGACCAACTTTTTCAGAGGCTGGCAGGAGTACAGAAAAGGTTTCGGAGATCTGGAGGGCGAGTTTTGGCTTG GAAACGACTTCCTCCACATCCTCACTACAACGATGCCCATGACTATGAGAGTGGACCTGAGATCTGAAAACGAGGCGGTGTTTGCACATTACTCCACGTTCTCTGTGGACACTATGAAGAAACACTACATGCTGAGATTGTCTGGATATTCAGGCACAGCAG GCGACTCTCTGAGGTACCACGATAAACGGCCTTTCTCCACACACGACCGCGACCCTCAGCCCTTCATCACACGCTGTGCCATGTCCTACAGAGGGGGCTGGTGGTACAAGAACTGCCATGAGGCTAATCTCAACggcctgtacaacacacacaccaaccatcAG GGTGTGATCTGGACCGCATGGAAAGGAAAGACTTACTCCATCCCTTTCGCCGAGATGAAACTCCGTCCAGCCTCCTTCAAATCACACAGTCAGGGATGa